A region from the Bacillus sp. Marseille-P3661 genome encodes:
- a CDS encoding flavin-containing monooxygenase yields MVYDVIVVGGGQAGLSMGYYLKKSTLSFLILDNHERIGDVWRKRYDSLVLFTPRLYSSLHGLALYGDPVGFPTKNEIADYLERYVQTFDLPIQLNTEVSKITKQGSIFLLETQSSVLEAKNVVITSGPFHNPNIPSFSNQLSKDVVQLHSSQYKNPSQLKEGNVLVVGGGNSGSQIAVELSEYHDTYLSSSQPFRFLPLTLLKRSIFEWFDKLGILQANTSSFIGKRIQSQGDPIFGYELKERLKSKQITLKCRTVEADDQFIYFNDHSSLKVDNLIWSTGFLPNYSWIDLPNLLYSNGKVHHKRGITSIDGLYFLGLPWQHRRGSALVLGVGDDAKFLYEHIKQRA; encoded by the coding sequence GTGGTTTATGACGTTATCGTGGTCGGTGGAGGCCAAGCGGGGCTGTCAATGGGATATTATTTAAAAAAGTCTACTTTATCGTTTCTTATACTTGATAACCATGAGCGAATTGGAGATGTTTGGCGAAAAAGATATGATTCTTTAGTATTATTTACTCCCCGTTTATATAGTTCTTTACATGGATTAGCACTGTATGGCGATCCGGTTGGGTTTCCAACCAAGAATGAAATTGCAGATTACCTAGAGCGTTACGTCCAGACATTTGATTTACCCATCCAGCTGAATACTGAAGTCAGCAAGATAACGAAACAAGGGTCTATATTCTTGCTCGAAACACAGTCTTCGGTACTTGAAGCAAAAAACGTTGTAATTACATCAGGACCTTTTCACAATCCCAATATCCCCTCCTTTTCAAATCAACTTTCAAAGGATGTGGTCCAACTACATTCTTCACAATATAAAAATCCCTCTCAATTAAAAGAGGGGAATGTATTAGTCGTTGGCGGGGGAAATTCTGGCTCTCAAATAGCAGTCGAACTTTCTGAATACCACGATACGTACCTCTCAAGTAGTCAGCCATTTCGATTCTTACCATTAACTTTATTAAAAAGGAGTATATTTGAGTGGTTCGATAAATTAGGAATTTTACAAGCAAATACCTCTTCCTTTATTGGAAAACGAATTCAGAGTCAAGGAGATCCTATATTTGGGTATGAGTTAAAAGAAAGATTAAAAAGTAAACAAATAACATTAAAGTGCAGAACGGTGGAAGCAGATGATCAATTTATTTATTTTAATGATCATTCCTCATTAAAAGTTGATAATTTGATTTGGTCAACTGGATTTTTACCTAATTACTCTTGGATTGATCTTCCTAACCTTCTTTATTCGAATGGGAAAGTACATCATAAGCGCGGAATTACATCCATTGATGGCCTTTATTTTCTCGGGTTACCATGGCAACACCGTAGAGGCTCTGCTTTAGTACTAGGTGTTGGAGATGATGCAAAGTTTCTATATGAACACATTAAACAAAGGGCTTGA
- a CDS encoding DegV family protein encodes MEKKKIAFVTDSTAYLSEELQNHPDVYVVPIVIIANNHEYEDGVNLSSAELYNMIKNNKDVPKTSQPSVGNFIELYQKLKEEYDHAIALHVSSKLSGTISSSNAGKEQAEFEVEVIDSYSLSYSITELIDRAIVLAEEGKNINQITNELRDQISRSKNLVLLGNLEQLYKGGRMNGAQFLLGNLLQVKPILSINNEGELGLLERVRSEKKATARIIHLLKQSCEEGHVKQVGIMHGNVLDKAIELKEKIKETIPDLDIFIGEISSSLAVHAGEGTIALFWHHE; translated from the coding sequence ATGGAGAAGAAAAAAATTGCTTTTGTAACAGATAGTACTGCTTATTTATCAGAAGAATTACAAAACCATCCTGATGTATATGTGGTACCAATCGTAATTATTGCTAATAATCACGAGTACGAAGATGGAGTGAATTTATCTTCGGCAGAATTATACAATATGATTAAAAACAATAAAGATGTTCCAAAAACATCTCAACCTTCCGTTGGTAATTTTATAGAACTGTATCAAAAGTTGAAAGAGGAATACGATCATGCAATTGCTCTTCATGTTTCTAGTAAATTAAGTGGGACGATTTCAAGCTCTAATGCTGGTAAAGAGCAAGCTGAGTTTGAAGTGGAAGTGATAGATTCCTATTCTCTTTCGTATTCGATTACTGAGCTTATTGATAGGGCGATAGTGTTGGCAGAAGAGGGTAAAAATATAAATCAAATAACGAATGAACTTAGAGATCAGATTAGTAGGAGTAAAAATTTAGTATTGTTAGGCAATTTAGAGCAGCTATATAAAGGTGGAAGAATGAATGGTGCTCAATTTTTATTAGGCAATCTCCTTCAAGTTAAGCCTATTTTATCTATTAATAATGAAGGTGAGTTAGGATTGCTGGAACGCGTTCGTTCAGAGAAAAAGGCGACTGCCAGAATTATACATTTATTAAAACAATCTTGCGAAGAAGGGCATGTAAAACAGGTTGGAATCATGCACGGTAATGTATTAGATAAGGCTATAGAGCTTAAGGAGAAAATAAAAGAAACAATACCTGATCTTGATATATTCATTGGAGAAATCAGCTCCTCATTAGCTGTTCATGCCGGAGAAGGAACTATAGCATTATTTTGGCATCACGAGTAA
- a CDS encoding sensor histidine kinase, with amino-acid sequence MRAKSRSSIHFFRKRDIFERTQFRLTLLYSGLLMLFLVLFIIVVYSILYLTIFKDQERELISSVQQEARNIEEYLRYQNHRGDLEFRNQESLVKDVDQFFFYVVNLSEELVLGDELIPELRTPILTAISGWNPGRNEILQETFEVNFFERKPTNKSRRDEFHPTQRTDTIRLMIAGEPIYYNRKAVGILYIGKEVSFAYSFFKMLPVILTGLAVLFLGVALVISYFMSKKAMVPITRAFSRQREFVADASHELRTPLSVLLSSINALEMTLELQKEEYAHKLLFNMKNEVKRMSGLVGDLLTLARSDSGTVELVNERFDFRPIAEEAVESVRALAETKQIKLHFDAPKTVIVNGDSQRLTQLLYILLDNSIKYTPNGGKAFLFLSIRGKELYLTMRDTGIGINPEDYGRIFERFYRVDQARTRYAGGHGLGLSIAKWIVENHKGTIQVSSEVGKGSTFVVKIPIMVE; translated from the coding sequence TTGAGAGCTAAAAGTCGCTCCTCCATCCATTTTTTTCGTAAAAGAGACATTTTTGAAAGAACACAATTTCGATTAACCTTATTATACAGTGGTTTACTTATGCTTTTCCTCGTCCTTTTTATCATTGTTGTTTATTCAATTCTGTACCTAACGATCTTCAAGGACCAAGAACGTGAATTGATATCTAGTGTGCAACAGGAAGCGAGAAACATTGAGGAATATTTACGATATCAAAATCATAGAGGTGATTTAGAGTTTCGTAACCAAGAGTCACTTGTAAAAGATGTTGATCAATTTTTCTTTTATGTTGTAAATCTTTCGGAAGAGTTGGTGCTAGGAGATGAGCTTATTCCAGAGCTCCGAACGCCAATTTTAACCGCAATTTCGGGTTGGAATCCAGGGAGAAATGAAATTCTTCAAGAAACGTTTGAAGTTAATTTTTTTGAAAGGAAACCAACTAATAAATCGAGAAGGGATGAGTTTCACCCCACTCAAAGAACGGATACTATTCGGTTAATGATCGCTGGGGAGCCTATTTACTATAATAGAAAAGCGGTTGGTATACTTTATATTGGTAAGGAGGTTTCGTTTGCTTATTCATTTTTTAAAATGCTGCCCGTAATTCTAACAGGCTTAGCCGTTCTTTTTTTAGGTGTGGCTCTTGTAATCAGTTACTTTATGTCCAAAAAGGCGATGGTTCCAATTACCCGTGCTTTTTCTAGACAACGTGAATTTGTCGCTGATGCTTCGCATGAATTACGAACGCCCTTAAGTGTATTACTTTCATCAATCAATGCATTGGAAATGACGTTGGAGTTGCAAAAAGAGGAATATGCACATAAACTCCTTTTTAATATGAAAAATGAAGTGAAAAGAATGTCGGGGCTGGTGGGTGATTTATTGACATTGGCACGGTCGGATTCGGGAACCGTCGAGCTCGTGAATGAAAGGTTTGATTTTCGTCCGATTGCAGAGGAGGCAGTTGAATCTGTACGAGCGTTGGCCGAAACCAAACAAATTAAACTTCATTTCGATGCCCCTAAAACAGTAATAGTAAATGGAGATTCCCAAAGGTTAACGCAATTACTTTATATTTTATTGGACAATTCAATCAAATATACTCCAAATGGCGGCAAGGCGTTTCTCTTTCTTTCGATTCGGGGAAAAGAATTGTATTTAACTATGAGAGATACAGGGATTGGCATTAATCCAGAGGATTATGGTCGAATCTTCGAACGCTTTTATCGGGTGGATCAAGCAAGGACCCGCTATGCTGGAGGGCATGGACTTGGACTTTCGATCGCGAAATGGATTGTAGAGAACCATAAGGGTACTATTCAGGTTTCCAGTGAAGTGGGCAAGGGTAGTACCTTCGTTGTTAAAATACCTATAATGGTGGAATAG
- a CDS encoding Hsp20/alpha crystallin family protein, giving the protein MKNNYPFRQTYGDGFPQHKINQKGDVRTPRVDLFEMEHQFYLRLSLPGVKKRNLKVYLTKQDLLEIKGEVTTTPPEHVKKVIIQEIYQGPFYRTVHIPGKVDKDTIAFSYNGGILEVILNKI; this is encoded by the coding sequence ATGAAGAACAACTATCCATTTCGACAAACCTATGGTGACGGGTTTCCCCAACATAAAATCAACCAAAAAGGGGACGTTCGTACACCAAGAGTTGACCTTTTTGAAATGGAGCACCAATTTTATCTACGATTAAGTCTTCCAGGTGTAAAAAAACGAAATCTTAAAGTCTATCTTACTAAACAAGATCTCTTAGAAATTAAGGGCGAAGTCACTACAACTCCTCCAGAACATGTAAAAAAAGTAATTATACAGGAAATTTATCAGGGTCCCTTTTACCGAACGGTTCATATTCCAGGAAAAGTTGACAAGGATACAATTGCATTTTCCTATAATGGCGGTATTTTAGAGGTAATTCTAAACAAGATTTAA
- a CDS encoding Hsp20/alpha crystallin family protein: MEFFNQKDGFPFNHLPKSHFSPEYLQEIRNMVKQYNSVFNSEFWGTVHGLNTLKGRNLRIFPFELWECDEFLYLCLVVPGLSKIDDVKLNFHSHQIVSFKVKQRSMKPGGAKNLLKSELPQKEYEREIHLKTPIQTTDFSASYEDGVLVYTFKKVEAQLDIPADF, encoded by the coding sequence ATGGAATTCTTCAATCAAAAGGACGGCTTTCCGTTTAATCATTTGCCGAAATCGCATTTTTCTCCAGAATATTTACAAGAAATTAGAAATATGGTAAAGCAATATAACTCTGTGTTTAACAGTGAATTTTGGGGAACAGTTCATGGGTTAAATACGTTGAAAGGAAGAAATCTGCGAATTTTTCCGTTTGAGCTATGGGAATGTGATGAATTCCTTTACTTATGTCTTGTTGTACCGGGATTATCTAAAATAGATGATGTTAAACTTAATTTTCATAGTCACCAAATCGTCTCTTTTAAAGTAAAACAACGCTCAATGAAACCGGGTGGTGCAAAGAATTTATTAAAAAGTGAATTACCACAGAAGGAATATGAAAGGGAAATACATCTTAAAACCCCGATCCAAACAACAGATTTTTCAGCAAGTTATGAAGATGGTGTATTAGTTTACACGTTTAAGAAAGTGGAGGCTCAATTAGACATTCCAGCAGATTTTTAG
- a CDS encoding IS110 family transposase → MVYTSLNHIQGKKGSRWAQFLRDIGTENLLVVAIDAAKFTHKAMVCNFYGDILVKPFEFDASMTGFDAIKRIIEIEKEKHGKEKVIVGIETTGHYYEDLVRRCHTVGYHVRIINAATTAQERQALLNWAKTDNLDLMAIVQSILHGRGTSSELSSGKVYTLQKLTRARRELVNEQTMTQNLIRMHMDHIFREYQGKSIWIKGKREHIKPFSDLFGKASLFMMRNYPHPSDILALGEAGLRKLSIRENLKLRDDCIKTLVEFAKESISQSKDHVEVELFLLTQKLDRLDLLKEQIKVLEEKIEDLFVETEGAMILSVPGIGVVTGAELFAEMGEISDFTHAGQLIKMAGTNPIVKQSGGRKPTYYGISKQGRRPFRNIVYQVGKSLSTNNPEMKEKYLALKDRGKLTGQAYIAIGNRMIRLAFSMIRNQTLYQTRQENYVLLKELSKKLRTKNVKKFYEKHVSLSSGLSA, encoded by the coding sequence ATGGTATATACATCATTGAATCATATTCAAGGAAAAAAAGGAAGTCGATGGGCACAATTTTTGCGAGACATTGGAACTGAGAACTTATTAGTCGTGGCAATAGATGCAGCTAAATTTACTCATAAGGCAATGGTTTGTAACTTTTATGGGGATATACTTGTTAAACCTTTTGAGTTTGATGCATCCATGACGGGATTTGACGCTATTAAAAGAATCATTGAAATTGAAAAAGAGAAACATGGGAAAGAAAAAGTGATTGTCGGTATTGAAACAACGGGGCACTATTACGAGGACCTGGTACGGAGATGTCATACTGTAGGTTATCATGTACGCATCATAAATGCAGCCACAACCGCACAAGAACGACAAGCGCTCTTAAATTGGGCGAAAACAGATAATTTAGATCTTATGGCTATTGTACAATCTATCCTTCATGGTCGAGGGACGTCTAGTGAACTATCTTCTGGTAAAGTTTACACTTTACAAAAGTTAACACGTGCTCGTCGTGAATTGGTAAACGAACAAACCATGACGCAGAATCTTATAAGAATGCACATGGACCATATTTTTAGGGAGTACCAAGGAAAAAGTATATGGATTAAGGGAAAGCGTGAACATATAAAACCCTTTTCTGATCTATTTGGTAAAGCCTCCCTCTTCATGATGAGAAACTACCCGCATCCAAGCGATATACTAGCCCTTGGAGAGGCAGGCTTACGCAAACTATCTATTCGTGAAAACCTTAAATTAAGAGACGATTGTATAAAGACCTTAGTAGAGTTTGCGAAAGAATCCATTTCTCAATCAAAAGACCATGTGGAAGTGGAACTATTTCTTCTGACCCAAAAACTTGATCGATTGGATTTATTAAAGGAACAGATCAAGGTCTTAGAGGAAAAGATTGAAGATTTGTTCGTAGAAACAGAAGGTGCAATGATTCTTAGTGTACCAGGTATTGGGGTTGTGACCGGGGCTGAATTGTTTGCAGAAATGGGGGAAATCTCCGATTTCACTCACGCGGGGCAACTTATAAAGATGGCAGGGACGAATCCGATTGTCAAACAATCCGGCGGTAGAAAACCGACGTATTATGGTATTTCTAAACAAGGGAGGAGACCTTTTAGGAATATTGTATATCAAGTGGGAAAATCCTTGTCTACCAACAATCCTGAAATGAAGGAGAAATATCTAGCTTTAAAAGATAGAGGTAAATTAACCGGTCAAGCCTATATTGCCATTGGAAATCGAATGATTCGTCTAGCCTTTTCAATGATTCGTAATCAAACTTTATACCAAACAAGACAAGAGAACTATGTGTTATTAAAAGAATTAAGCAAAAAGCTACGAACTAAAAATGTAAAAAAGTTTTATGAAAAGCACGTCTCGTTATCAAGTGGCCTATCAGCATAG
- a CDS encoding DUF421 domain-containing protein, whose protein sequence is MVISELLIRIFLSFTTLFILTRIMGRKEISQMTFFNFVSAIAIGSIAANLVVSSTLSIRNGIIALVGWTVFTLVMAFIDIKFKEARKITTGEPIIVIKEGKIMEDALRKTQLDMDSLNTLLRQKDVFSIKDVNYAIFETSGQLSVMKYENKQPATKGDLNIPNKVKAYPTATQVISDGVINTTNLSRLNLDENWVNQQLQKEGISQVSEVFYAEVQQDGTLYIDRKDDNMLH, encoded by the coding sequence ATGGTTATATCAGAACTTTTAATAAGAATATTCCTTTCTTTTACAACATTGTTTATTTTGACAAGAATAATGGGCAGAAAAGAAATAAGTCAAATGACGTTTTTTAATTTTGTATCTGCTATTGCAATTGGTTCGATTGCAGCCAATCTTGTGGTTAGTTCGACTTTAAGTATACGAAACGGGATTATAGCGTTAGTTGGTTGGACTGTTTTTACACTTGTGATGGCTTTTATTGATATTAAATTTAAAGAAGCGCGGAAAATTACGACAGGTGAGCCGATTATCGTCATAAAAGAAGGGAAAATAATGGAAGATGCCCTTCGAAAAACTCAATTGGATATGGACTCCCTAAATACATTGCTAAGGCAAAAGGATGTTTTTTCTATTAAAGATGTTAATTATGCAATTTTTGAAACAAGTGGACAACTTTCAGTCATGAAGTATGAAAATAAACAGCCTGCAACCAAAGGAGATTTAAATATACCGAATAAGGTAAAAGCATATCCTACGGCTACCCAAGTAATTTCAGATGGAGTTATCAATACAACAAATCTTTCAAGATTAAATTTAGATGAAAATTGGGTCAATCAACAGTTACAAAAGGAAGGCATATCTCAAGTTTCTGAAGTTTTCTATGCTGAAGTGCAACAGGATGGAACACTTTACATAGATCGAAAAGATGACAATATGCTGCATTAG